From Magnolia sinica isolate HGM2019 chromosome 13, MsV1, whole genome shotgun sequence, one genomic window encodes:
- the LOC131222995 gene encoding uncharacterized protein LOC131222995 isoform X3: MATISHMSISTPSLQLPRSCINSCGIQCRMVFALGPRPWDFNWRGEGNFGVLTNKILFRFVFAYFASPPSMHYWRRPSFVKISAASAKALDYTDGDSELPVVTSDNHEMGVSRTDYLLQVLHQSARRFCDAIKCHELARNGPQLAKAWIGVDVHAWHKHIAYQVAVYALLQTAKEMEIMLCGRHGNDTAPVCKILSPKVSILHNDIVTQLKMKDTKLVEWFKMELLPVFAGDFSTLLERWAVEYTESGVAANILATSCCIAAKKLGVGRISSPSFTSSLPDAIGELMDALYGLVSMDKLHSLASVAGFEQEFLAHFGSKILLNNTNPEVVFWLGLVQRKLVAAFQREGVVASLQNKILQSDLATLGIFAFLGKRTRLFLSRMGIKDVDEPVKDFLSYLECGSLFIYPELSSISLYQLFMEVVTEEIGWLDFYNAVPGISHQERKRSKQHAIQAEKEIILPAVFNVCSNVFSSFGYFSKSTQQSLDANLVAFLLRSQNLLNICLEDYWAAYDQSCKLPKVTELSLPELSSGNQDTVNVTILFEEVHEKVDELTTRWVTEYMPECMSRMRKQDFPDNILRKSSKFENLPRNFRAEKLSGMRFGTMVSTSMLNFLAWCVHVWKALF; the protein is encoded by the exons ATGGCCACGATCTCCCATATGTCCATTTCCACTCCTTCTCTGCAACTTCCAAGGTCGTGCAT AAACTCTTGTGGCATACAATGCAGAATGGTCTTTGCGTTAGGGCCTCGACCATGGGATTTCAATTGGAGAGGGGAAGGAAATTTTGGTGTATTGACAAATAAAATTCTGTTCAGATTTGTGTTTGCTTATTTTGCATCACCACCTTCAATGCATTATTGGAGGCGACCGTCTTTTGTTAAGATTTCAGCTGCTTCTGCTAAAGCTTTGGATTACACCGATGGTGACAGTGAGCTTCCGGTGGTTACAAGTGATAATCATGAAATGGGTGTTAGTCGGACAGATTATCTTCTTCAGGTTTTGCATCAATCTGCAAGGAGATTTTGTGATGCAATAAAATGCCATGAATTGGCTAGAAATGGTCCACAGCTTGCAAAGGCATGGATTGGTGTGGATGTGCATGCATGGCACAAGCATATCGCGTATCAG GTAGCAGTGTATGCATTGTTACAAACAGCAAAAGAAATGGAAATTATGCTCTGCGGTAGACATGGAAATGACACTGCTCCAGTTTGCAAAAT CCTTTCACCGAAAGTAAGCATCCTTCACAATGACATTGTAACTCAGCTGAAAATGAAGGACACAAAATTGGTGGAATGGTTCAAAATGGAGCTGCTTCCAGTTTTTGCAGGAGATTTTAGTACCTTACTGGAAAGATGGGCTGTGGAATACACAGAAAG TGGTGTTGCAGCGAATATTCTTGCTACCAGCTGCTGTATTGCAGCCAAGAAGTTGGGTGTCGGGCGCATTTCTTCTCCTTCGTTCACATCATCCCTTCCAGATGCAATAGGGGAGCTCATGGATGCATTATATGGTCTTGTTTCAATGGATAAATTGCATAGCTTAGCATCTGTGGCGGGATTTGAACAAGAGTTTCTAGCTCACTTCGGTTCAAAGATACTACTTAATAATACAAATCCAGAGGTAGTATTTTGGCTGGGTTTGGTTCAGAGAAAGCTTGTTGCTGCATTCCAGAGAGAGGGTGTTGTTGCAAGCCTGCAAAACAAG ATTCTTCAGAGCGACCTAGCCACTCTTGGTATTTTTGCATTCTTAGGGAAAAGGACAAGGCTATTCTTATCACGCATGGGCATAAAGGATGTTGATGAACCCGTGAAGGATTTTCTCAG CTATTTGGAGTGTGGTAGCCTTTTCATCTATCCCGAGCTGTCTTCCATATCACTGTATCAGCTCTTCATGGAG GTAGTAACTGAAGAGATTGGATGGCTTGACTTTTACAATGCAGTTCCTGGTATCAGTCACCAAGAAAGAAAGAGGTCAAAACAGCATGCCATCCAAGCAGAGAAAGAGATCATTCTCCCTGCCGTCTTCAACGTTTGCTCCAATGTCTTCTCAAGCTTTGGTTACTTCAGCAAGTCAACTCAACAATCTCTAGATGCAAATTTGGTGGCATTTTTGCTCCGAAG CCAGAATCTGCTCAATATTTGTCTGGAAGATTACTGGGCTGCTTATGATCAATCATG TAAACTGCCGAAGGTCACAGAACTTAGCCTCCCTGAACTATCTTCAGGGAATCAAGACACTGTGAATGTAACTATATTATTTGAAGAAGTACACGAGAAAGTTGATGAGTTAACAACGAGATGGGTCACAGAATACATGCCTGAATGCATGTCTCGAATGAGGAAG caagattttcctgataatatcCTGAGAAAGTCCTccaaatttgaaaatctcccaagaaattTCCGGGCTGAGAAATTGTCAGGAATGAGATTTGGCACTATGGTCTCTACTAGTATGTTGAACTTTTTGGCATGGTGCGTACATGTATGGAAAGCTCTGTTCTAA
- the LOC131222995 gene encoding uncharacterized protein LOC131222995 isoform X4, which translates to MATISHMSISTPSLQLPRSCINSCGIQCRMVFALGPRPWDFNWRGEGNFGVLTNKILFRFVFAYFASPPSMHYWRRPSFVKISAASAKALDYTDGDSELPVVTSDNHEMGVSRTDYLLQVLHQSARRFCDAIKCHELARNGPQLAKAWIGVDVHAWHKHIAYQVAVYALLQTAKEMEIMLCGRHGNDTAPVCKILSPKVSILHNDIVTQLKMKDTKLVEWFKMELLPVFAGDFSTLLERWAVEYTESGVAANILATSCCIAAKKLGVGRISSPSFTSSLPDAIGELMDALYGLVSMDKLHSLASVAGFEQEFLAHFGSKILLNNTNPEVVFWLGLVQRKLVAAFQREGVVASLQNKILQSDLATLGIFAFLGKRTRLFLSRMGIKDVDEPVKDFLSYLECGSLFIYPELSSISLYQLFMEVVTEEIGWLDFYNAVPGISHQERKRSKQHAIQAEKEIILPAVFNVCSNVFSSFGYFSKSTQQSLDANLVAFLLRSQNLLNICLEDYWAAYDQSCKLPKVTELSLPELSSGNQDTVNVTILFEEVHEKVDELTTRWVTEYMPECMSRMRKNTSSDRMDAFIIEKIPPAAETIPVHQSLLRKSGNKLMSTTSVRIYGWELGCSS; encoded by the exons ATGGCCACGATCTCCCATATGTCCATTTCCACTCCTTCTCTGCAACTTCCAAGGTCGTGCAT AAACTCTTGTGGCATACAATGCAGAATGGTCTTTGCGTTAGGGCCTCGACCATGGGATTTCAATTGGAGAGGGGAAGGAAATTTTGGTGTATTGACAAATAAAATTCTGTTCAGATTTGTGTTTGCTTATTTTGCATCACCACCTTCAATGCATTATTGGAGGCGACCGTCTTTTGTTAAGATTTCAGCTGCTTCTGCTAAAGCTTTGGATTACACCGATGGTGACAGTGAGCTTCCGGTGGTTACAAGTGATAATCATGAAATGGGTGTTAGTCGGACAGATTATCTTCTTCAGGTTTTGCATCAATCTGCAAGGAGATTTTGTGATGCAATAAAATGCCATGAATTGGCTAGAAATGGTCCACAGCTTGCAAAGGCATGGATTGGTGTGGATGTGCATGCATGGCACAAGCATATCGCGTATCAG GTAGCAGTGTATGCATTGTTACAAACAGCAAAAGAAATGGAAATTATGCTCTGCGGTAGACATGGAAATGACACTGCTCCAGTTTGCAAAAT CCTTTCACCGAAAGTAAGCATCCTTCACAATGACATTGTAACTCAGCTGAAAATGAAGGACACAAAATTGGTGGAATGGTTCAAAATGGAGCTGCTTCCAGTTTTTGCAGGAGATTTTAGTACCTTACTGGAAAGATGGGCTGTGGAATACACAGAAAG TGGTGTTGCAGCGAATATTCTTGCTACCAGCTGCTGTATTGCAGCCAAGAAGTTGGGTGTCGGGCGCATTTCTTCTCCTTCGTTCACATCATCCCTTCCAGATGCAATAGGGGAGCTCATGGATGCATTATATGGTCTTGTTTCAATGGATAAATTGCATAGCTTAGCATCTGTGGCGGGATTTGAACAAGAGTTTCTAGCTCACTTCGGTTCAAAGATACTACTTAATAATACAAATCCAGAGGTAGTATTTTGGCTGGGTTTGGTTCAGAGAAAGCTTGTTGCTGCATTCCAGAGAGAGGGTGTTGTTGCAAGCCTGCAAAACAAG ATTCTTCAGAGCGACCTAGCCACTCTTGGTATTTTTGCATTCTTAGGGAAAAGGACAAGGCTATTCTTATCACGCATGGGCATAAAGGATGTTGATGAACCCGTGAAGGATTTTCTCAG CTATTTGGAGTGTGGTAGCCTTTTCATCTATCCCGAGCTGTCTTCCATATCACTGTATCAGCTCTTCATGGAG GTAGTAACTGAAGAGATTGGATGGCTTGACTTTTACAATGCAGTTCCTGGTATCAGTCACCAAGAAAGAAAGAGGTCAAAACAGCATGCCATCCAAGCAGAGAAAGAGATCATTCTCCCTGCCGTCTTCAACGTTTGCTCCAATGTCTTCTCAAGCTTTGGTTACTTCAGCAAGTCAACTCAACAATCTCTAGATGCAAATTTGGTGGCATTTTTGCTCCGAAG CCAGAATCTGCTCAATATTTGTCTGGAAGATTACTGGGCTGCTTATGATCAATCATG TAAACTGCCGAAGGTCACAGAACTTAGCCTCCCTGAACTATCTTCAGGGAATCAAGACACTGTGAATGTAACTATATTATTTGAAGAAGTACACGAGAAAGTTGATGAGTTAACAACGAGATGGGTCACAGAATACATGCCTGAATGCATGTCTCGAATGAGGAAG AATACTAGTTCAGATAGGATGGATGCATTCATCATAGAGAAGATTCCCCCTGCTGCAGAAACAATTCCAGTGCACCAGAGCTTGTTAAGAAAGTCTGGCAACAAGTTGATGTCTACAACCTCTGTAAG GATTTATGGATGGGAACTCGGTTGCTCTTCATAG
- the LOC131222995 gene encoding uncharacterized protein LOC131222995 isoform X5, protein MATISHMSISTPSLQLPRSCINSCGIQCRMVFALGPRPWDFNWRGEGNFGVLTNKILFRFVFAYFASPPSMHYWRRPSFVKISAASAKALDYTDGDSELPVVTSDNHEMGVSRTDYLLQVLHQSARRFCDAIKCHELARNGPQLAKAWIGVDVHAWHKHIAYQVAVYALLQTAKEMEIMLCGRHGNDTAPVCKILSPKVSILHNDIVTQLKMKDTKLVEWFKMELLPVFAGDFSTLLERWAVEYTESGVAANILATSCCIAAKKLGVGRISSPSFTSSLPDAIGELMDALYGLVSMDKLHSLASVAGFEQEFLAHFGSKILLNNTNPEVVFWLGLVQRKLVAAFQREGVVASLQNKILQSDLATLGIFAFLGKRTRLFLSRMGIKDVDEPVKDFLSYLECGSLFIYPELSSISLYQLFMEVVTEEIGWLDFYNAVPGISHQERKRSKQHAIQAEKEIILPAVFNVCSNVFSSFGYFSKSTQQSLDANLVAFLLRSQNLLNICLEDYWAAYDQSCKLPKVTELSLPELSSGNQDTVNVTILFEEVHEKVDELTTRWVTEYMPECMSRMRKNTSSDRMDAFIIEKIPPAAETIPVHQSLLRKSGNKLMSTTSHCC, encoded by the exons ATGGCCACGATCTCCCATATGTCCATTTCCACTCCTTCTCTGCAACTTCCAAGGTCGTGCAT AAACTCTTGTGGCATACAATGCAGAATGGTCTTTGCGTTAGGGCCTCGACCATGGGATTTCAATTGGAGAGGGGAAGGAAATTTTGGTGTATTGACAAATAAAATTCTGTTCAGATTTGTGTTTGCTTATTTTGCATCACCACCTTCAATGCATTATTGGAGGCGACCGTCTTTTGTTAAGATTTCAGCTGCTTCTGCTAAAGCTTTGGATTACACCGATGGTGACAGTGAGCTTCCGGTGGTTACAAGTGATAATCATGAAATGGGTGTTAGTCGGACAGATTATCTTCTTCAGGTTTTGCATCAATCTGCAAGGAGATTTTGTGATGCAATAAAATGCCATGAATTGGCTAGAAATGGTCCACAGCTTGCAAAGGCATGGATTGGTGTGGATGTGCATGCATGGCACAAGCATATCGCGTATCAG GTAGCAGTGTATGCATTGTTACAAACAGCAAAAGAAATGGAAATTATGCTCTGCGGTAGACATGGAAATGACACTGCTCCAGTTTGCAAAAT CCTTTCACCGAAAGTAAGCATCCTTCACAATGACATTGTAACTCAGCTGAAAATGAAGGACACAAAATTGGTGGAATGGTTCAAAATGGAGCTGCTTCCAGTTTTTGCAGGAGATTTTAGTACCTTACTGGAAAGATGGGCTGTGGAATACACAGAAAG TGGTGTTGCAGCGAATATTCTTGCTACCAGCTGCTGTATTGCAGCCAAGAAGTTGGGTGTCGGGCGCATTTCTTCTCCTTCGTTCACATCATCCCTTCCAGATGCAATAGGGGAGCTCATGGATGCATTATATGGTCTTGTTTCAATGGATAAATTGCATAGCTTAGCATCTGTGGCGGGATTTGAACAAGAGTTTCTAGCTCACTTCGGTTCAAAGATACTACTTAATAATACAAATCCAGAGGTAGTATTTTGGCTGGGTTTGGTTCAGAGAAAGCTTGTTGCTGCATTCCAGAGAGAGGGTGTTGTTGCAAGCCTGCAAAACAAG ATTCTTCAGAGCGACCTAGCCACTCTTGGTATTTTTGCATTCTTAGGGAAAAGGACAAGGCTATTCTTATCACGCATGGGCATAAAGGATGTTGATGAACCCGTGAAGGATTTTCTCAG CTATTTGGAGTGTGGTAGCCTTTTCATCTATCCCGAGCTGTCTTCCATATCACTGTATCAGCTCTTCATGGAG GTAGTAACTGAAGAGATTGGATGGCTTGACTTTTACAATGCAGTTCCTGGTATCAGTCACCAAGAAAGAAAGAGGTCAAAACAGCATGCCATCCAAGCAGAGAAAGAGATCATTCTCCCTGCCGTCTTCAACGTTTGCTCCAATGTCTTCTCAAGCTTTGGTTACTTCAGCAAGTCAACTCAACAATCTCTAGATGCAAATTTGGTGGCATTTTTGCTCCGAAG CCAGAATCTGCTCAATATTTGTCTGGAAGATTACTGGGCTGCTTATGATCAATCATG TAAACTGCCGAAGGTCACAGAACTTAGCCTCCCTGAACTATCTTCAGGGAATCAAGACACTGTGAATGTAACTATATTATTTGAAGAAGTACACGAGAAAGTTGATGAGTTAACAACGAGATGGGTCACAGAATACATGCCTGAATGCATGTCTCGAATGAGGAAG AATACTAGTTCAGATAGGATGGATGCATTCATCATAGAGAAGATTCCCCCTGCTGCAGAAACAATTCCAGTGCACCAGAGCTTGTTAAGAAAGTCTGGCAACAAGTTGATGTCTACAACCTCT CACTGTTGTTGA
- the LOC131222995 gene encoding uncharacterized protein LOC131222995 isoform X1: MATISHMSISTPSLQLPRSCINSCGIQCRMVFALGPRPWDFNWRGEGNFGVLTNKILFRFVFAYFASPPSMHYWRRPSFVKISAASAKALDYTDGDSELPVVTSDNHEMGVSRTDYLLQVLHQSARRFCDAIKCHELARNGPQLAKAWIGVDVHAWHKHIAYQVAVYALLQTAKEMEIMLCGRHGNDTAPVCKILSPKVSILHNDIVTQLKMKDTKLVEWFKMELLPVFAGDFSTLLERWAVEYTESGVAANILATSCCIAAKKLGVGRISSPSFTSSLPDAIGELMDALYGLVSMDKLHSLASVAGFEQEFLAHFGSKILLNNTNPEVVFWLGLVQRKLVAAFQREGVVASLQNKILQSDLATLGIFAFLGKRTRLFLSRMGIKDVDEPVKDFLSYLECGSLFIYPELSSISLYQLFMEVVTEEIGWLDFYNAVPGISHQERKRSKQHAIQAEKEIILPAVFNVCSNVFSSFGYFSKSTQQSLDANLVAFLLRSQNLLNICLEDYWAAYDQSCKLPKVTELSLPELSSGNQDTVNVTILFEEVHEKVDELTTRWVTEYMPECMSRMRKNTSSDRMDAFIIEKIPPAAETIPVHQSLLRKSGNKLMSTTSDLWMGTRLLFIDMSTALGLIQKKIHRCALTMRERKKLRRTLADIASVIPVAILMLLPLSAVGHAAILAAIKKYIPFLIPSPYSTERLNIVKQLKRTKKMEVQSWCTLDVSSSILYE, from the exons ATGGCCACGATCTCCCATATGTCCATTTCCACTCCTTCTCTGCAACTTCCAAGGTCGTGCAT AAACTCTTGTGGCATACAATGCAGAATGGTCTTTGCGTTAGGGCCTCGACCATGGGATTTCAATTGGAGAGGGGAAGGAAATTTTGGTGTATTGACAAATAAAATTCTGTTCAGATTTGTGTTTGCTTATTTTGCATCACCACCTTCAATGCATTATTGGAGGCGACCGTCTTTTGTTAAGATTTCAGCTGCTTCTGCTAAAGCTTTGGATTACACCGATGGTGACAGTGAGCTTCCGGTGGTTACAAGTGATAATCATGAAATGGGTGTTAGTCGGACAGATTATCTTCTTCAGGTTTTGCATCAATCTGCAAGGAGATTTTGTGATGCAATAAAATGCCATGAATTGGCTAGAAATGGTCCACAGCTTGCAAAGGCATGGATTGGTGTGGATGTGCATGCATGGCACAAGCATATCGCGTATCAG GTAGCAGTGTATGCATTGTTACAAACAGCAAAAGAAATGGAAATTATGCTCTGCGGTAGACATGGAAATGACACTGCTCCAGTTTGCAAAAT CCTTTCACCGAAAGTAAGCATCCTTCACAATGACATTGTAACTCAGCTGAAAATGAAGGACACAAAATTGGTGGAATGGTTCAAAATGGAGCTGCTTCCAGTTTTTGCAGGAGATTTTAGTACCTTACTGGAAAGATGGGCTGTGGAATACACAGAAAG TGGTGTTGCAGCGAATATTCTTGCTACCAGCTGCTGTATTGCAGCCAAGAAGTTGGGTGTCGGGCGCATTTCTTCTCCTTCGTTCACATCATCCCTTCCAGATGCAATAGGGGAGCTCATGGATGCATTATATGGTCTTGTTTCAATGGATAAATTGCATAGCTTAGCATCTGTGGCGGGATTTGAACAAGAGTTTCTAGCTCACTTCGGTTCAAAGATACTACTTAATAATACAAATCCAGAGGTAGTATTTTGGCTGGGTTTGGTTCAGAGAAAGCTTGTTGCTGCATTCCAGAGAGAGGGTGTTGTTGCAAGCCTGCAAAACAAG ATTCTTCAGAGCGACCTAGCCACTCTTGGTATTTTTGCATTCTTAGGGAAAAGGACAAGGCTATTCTTATCACGCATGGGCATAAAGGATGTTGATGAACCCGTGAAGGATTTTCTCAG CTATTTGGAGTGTGGTAGCCTTTTCATCTATCCCGAGCTGTCTTCCATATCACTGTATCAGCTCTTCATGGAG GTAGTAACTGAAGAGATTGGATGGCTTGACTTTTACAATGCAGTTCCTGGTATCAGTCACCAAGAAAGAAAGAGGTCAAAACAGCATGCCATCCAAGCAGAGAAAGAGATCATTCTCCCTGCCGTCTTCAACGTTTGCTCCAATGTCTTCTCAAGCTTTGGTTACTTCAGCAAGTCAACTCAACAATCTCTAGATGCAAATTTGGTGGCATTTTTGCTCCGAAG CCAGAATCTGCTCAATATTTGTCTGGAAGATTACTGGGCTGCTTATGATCAATCATG TAAACTGCCGAAGGTCACAGAACTTAGCCTCCCTGAACTATCTTCAGGGAATCAAGACACTGTGAATGTAACTATATTATTTGAAGAAGTACACGAGAAAGTTGATGAGTTAACAACGAGATGGGTCACAGAATACATGCCTGAATGCATGTCTCGAATGAGGAAG AATACTAGTTCAGATAGGATGGATGCATTCATCATAGAGAAGATTCCCCCTGCTGCAGAAACAATTCCAGTGCACCAGAGCTTGTTAAGAAAGTCTGGCAACAAGTTGATGTCTACAACCTCT GATTTATGGATGGGAACTCGGTTGCTCTTCATAGACATGTCGACTGCTCTCGGTCTAATCCAGAAGAAAATTCATCGGTGTGCACTTACAATGAGGGAGAGGAAGAAATTGAGGAGAACATTGGCTGATATTGCGTCTGTTATTCCAGTTGCGATCCTTATGCTACTACCC TTATCAGCTGTGGGCCACGCCGCAATCTTGGCTGCAATTAAGAAGTACATTCCTTTCTTG ATCCCTTCTCCGTATTCAACAGAACGGCTGAACATAGTAAAGCAGCTAAAGCGAACCAAGAAGATGGAAGTTCAGTCATGGTGCACCCTCGACGTCTCCTCTTCGATCTTATATGAGTAG
- the LOC131222995 gene encoding uncharacterized protein LOC131222995 isoform X2 → MATISHMSISTPSLQLPRSCINSCGIQCRMVFALGPRPWDFNWRGEGNFGVLTNKILFRFVFAYFASPPSMHYWRRPSFVKISAASAKALDYTDGDSELPVVTSDNHEMGVSRTDYLLQVLHQSARRFCDAIKCHELARNGPQLAKAWIGVDVHAWHKHIAYQVAVYALLQTAKEMEIMLCGRHGNDTAPVCKILSPKVSILHNDIVTQLKMKDTKLVEWFKMELLPVFAGDFSTLLERWAVEYTESGVAANILATSCCIAAKKLGVGRISSPSFTSSLPDAIGELMDALYGLVSMDKLHSLASVAGFEQEFLAHFGSKILLNNTNPEVVFWLGLVQRKLVAAFQREGVVASLQNKVVTEEIGWLDFYNAVPGISHQERKRSKQHAIQAEKEIILPAVFNVCSNVFSSFGYFSKSTQQSLDANLVAFLLRSQNLLNICLEDYWAAYDQSCKLPKVTELSLPELSSGNQDTVNVTILFEEVHEKVDELTTRWVTEYMPECMSRMRKNTSSDRMDAFIIEKIPPAAETIPVHQSLLRKSGNKLMSTTSDLWMGTRLLFIDMSTALGLIQKKIHRCALTMRERKKLRRTLADIASVIPVAILMLLPLSAVGHAAILAAIKKYIPFLIPSPYSTERLNIVKQLKRTKKMEVQSWCTLDVSSSILYE, encoded by the exons ATGGCCACGATCTCCCATATGTCCATTTCCACTCCTTCTCTGCAACTTCCAAGGTCGTGCAT AAACTCTTGTGGCATACAATGCAGAATGGTCTTTGCGTTAGGGCCTCGACCATGGGATTTCAATTGGAGAGGGGAAGGAAATTTTGGTGTATTGACAAATAAAATTCTGTTCAGATTTGTGTTTGCTTATTTTGCATCACCACCTTCAATGCATTATTGGAGGCGACCGTCTTTTGTTAAGATTTCAGCTGCTTCTGCTAAAGCTTTGGATTACACCGATGGTGACAGTGAGCTTCCGGTGGTTACAAGTGATAATCATGAAATGGGTGTTAGTCGGACAGATTATCTTCTTCAGGTTTTGCATCAATCTGCAAGGAGATTTTGTGATGCAATAAAATGCCATGAATTGGCTAGAAATGGTCCACAGCTTGCAAAGGCATGGATTGGTGTGGATGTGCATGCATGGCACAAGCATATCGCGTATCAG GTAGCAGTGTATGCATTGTTACAAACAGCAAAAGAAATGGAAATTATGCTCTGCGGTAGACATGGAAATGACACTGCTCCAGTTTGCAAAAT CCTTTCACCGAAAGTAAGCATCCTTCACAATGACATTGTAACTCAGCTGAAAATGAAGGACACAAAATTGGTGGAATGGTTCAAAATGGAGCTGCTTCCAGTTTTTGCAGGAGATTTTAGTACCTTACTGGAAAGATGGGCTGTGGAATACACAGAAAG TGGTGTTGCAGCGAATATTCTTGCTACCAGCTGCTGTATTGCAGCCAAGAAGTTGGGTGTCGGGCGCATTTCTTCTCCTTCGTTCACATCATCCCTTCCAGATGCAATAGGGGAGCTCATGGATGCATTATATGGTCTTGTTTCAATGGATAAATTGCATAGCTTAGCATCTGTGGCGGGATTTGAACAAGAGTTTCTAGCTCACTTCGGTTCAAAGATACTACTTAATAATACAAATCCAGAGGTAGTATTTTGGCTGGGTTTGGTTCAGAGAAAGCTTGTTGCTGCATTCCAGAGAGAGGGTGTTGTTGCAAGCCTGCAAAACAAG GTAGTAACTGAAGAGATTGGATGGCTTGACTTTTACAATGCAGTTCCTGGTATCAGTCACCAAGAAAGAAAGAGGTCAAAACAGCATGCCATCCAAGCAGAGAAAGAGATCATTCTCCCTGCCGTCTTCAACGTTTGCTCCAATGTCTTCTCAAGCTTTGGTTACTTCAGCAAGTCAACTCAACAATCTCTAGATGCAAATTTGGTGGCATTTTTGCTCCGAAG CCAGAATCTGCTCAATATTTGTCTGGAAGATTACTGGGCTGCTTATGATCAATCATG TAAACTGCCGAAGGTCACAGAACTTAGCCTCCCTGAACTATCTTCAGGGAATCAAGACACTGTGAATGTAACTATATTATTTGAAGAAGTACACGAGAAAGTTGATGAGTTAACAACGAGATGGGTCACAGAATACATGCCTGAATGCATGTCTCGAATGAGGAAG AATACTAGTTCAGATAGGATGGATGCATTCATCATAGAGAAGATTCCCCCTGCTGCAGAAACAATTCCAGTGCACCAGAGCTTGTTAAGAAAGTCTGGCAACAAGTTGATGTCTACAACCTCT GATTTATGGATGGGAACTCGGTTGCTCTTCATAGACATGTCGACTGCTCTCGGTCTAATCCAGAAGAAAATTCATCGGTGTGCACTTACAATGAGGGAGAGGAAGAAATTGAGGAGAACATTGGCTGATATTGCGTCTGTTATTCCAGTTGCGATCCTTATGCTACTACCC TTATCAGCTGTGGGCCACGCCGCAATCTTGGCTGCAATTAAGAAGTACATTCCTTTCTTG ATCCCTTCTCCGTATTCAACAGAACGGCTGAACATAGTAAAGCAGCTAAAGCGAACCAAGAAGATGGAAGTTCAGTCATGGTGCACCCTCGACGTCTCCTCTTCGATCTTATATGAGTAG